The region TGGCGTGGACAACATCGACGTGGACGCGGCGACCCGCCGGGGCATCCTCGTCCTGAACACGCCGGACAGCAGCACGACCGCCGCGGCCGAGCACACCCTGGCGATGGTGCTGTCGTTGGTGCGGCGCATCCCCCAGGCGCACGCCTCGTTGGCCGCCGGAGAGTGGGCGCGCGACAAGTTCCTCGGCATCGAACTGGCGGGTAAGACGCTTGGCGTCGCCGGTCTCGGGAAGATCGGCAGCGAGGTCGCGCGGCGCGCCCGCGCGTTTCAGATGCGCGTCCTCGCCTACGACCCGTACGTCACCGAGGAACGCGCGCGGCGTCTGGACGTGGAACTCGCGCCCTGGGACGCGGTTCTTCGGGAGAGCGACATCCTCACACTCCACGTGCCGCTGCGGTCGGACACCACGGCCCTGATCGGCCCCGGTGAGCTTGCGATCATGAAACCCGGGGCGCGGCTCGTGAACTGCGCGCGTGGGGGCCTCGTGGACGAAACCGCACTCCTCGACGCCCTGAACCGCGGGGCGATCGCCGGGGCCGCGCTCGACGTGTTCGAGGAGGAACCCCCCCGACCCGGGCACCCCCTGATCGGCCACCCCCGCGTCGTCGCCACACCCCACCTCGGCGGGTCCACCGTCGAGGCCCAGCGGCTGATTGCCGTGGAGATCGCGGACCAGGTGCTGGCGGCCCTCAACGGCGCGCCGGTGCGCGGAGCGGTCAACGCGCCGGCCCTCGGCACGGAGGTGTGGCAGCGGCTTGATCCGTTCATGCGGCTGACCGACACCCTCGGCAGCCTCACCCAACAGCTCGTAGAAGGCCAGGTCGCCGCCGTGTCCCTCAGCTACGAAGGAGAGGTCGCGCAGTTGCAGACGGATCCGCTGACGGCGGCGTTTCTCGTCGGGTTGCTCCGCCACGTGTCCGACGAGCCGGTCAATCCGGTGAACGCGGTCGTCGTGGCCAAGGAGCGCGGCCTGCGGGTCAGCGAGTCACGCACGGACCTGTGCGAGGACTTCGCGAGCCAGGTCCTGGCGGAGATCCAGACCTCGCACGGAACATTCCACATCGGCGGCACACTCTTCGGACATCGGGAACCGAAGATCACGCAGCTCAACGGCTGGGAGCTCGACCTCGCGCCGGCACCGGAGATGCTGTTCGTCTGGAACGCAGACCGGCCGGGCATGATCGGCCGAGTCGGGACCATCCTCGGCCGCCACCGCG is a window of bacterium DNA encoding:
- the serA gene encoding phosphoglycerate dehydrogenase, which codes for MRVLVADGLAEEGLNRLRDAGEVVVHRGLSEDELCGLLPEAEAVVVRSRTRVTSRALRDAGRLRVIARAGVGVDNIDVDAATRRGILVLNTPDSSTTAAAEHTLAMVLSLVRRIPQAHASLAAGEWARDKFLGIELAGKTLGVAGLGKIGSEVARRARAFQMRVLAYDPYVTEERARRLDVELAPWDAVLRESDILTLHVPLRSDTTALIGPGELAIMKPGARLVNCARGGLVDETALLDALNRGAIAGAALDVFEEEPPRPGHPLIGHPRVVATPHLGGSTVEAQRLIAVEIADQVLAALNGAPVRGAVNAPALGTEVWQRLDPFMRLTDTLGSLTQQLVEGQVAAVSLSYEGEVAQLQTDPLTAAFLVGLLRHVSDEPVNPVNAVVVAKERGLRVSESRTDLCEDFASQVLAEIQTSHGTFHIGGTLFGHREPKITQLNGWELDLAPAPEMLFVWNADRPGMIGRVGTILGRHRVNIANMHVGRRNAGGEAVMVLTLDAPPPAAAVEEMTTADGITAVRHVRL